A window of Paraburkholderia bryophila contains these coding sequences:
- a CDS encoding haloacid dehalogenase type II, whose protein sequence is MIEFEPKYITFDCYGTLTKFRMADMTREMFGHLLSGDDLEKLVAFYAGYRRDEVLGAWKPYRDVVVNALRRACQRMNVDFNEVEAEKIYTAVPTWGPHPDVPEGLARLAKKYKLVILSNASNNQIQSNVDKLGAPFHKVFTAEQAQSYKPRMQGFEYMFDQLDCNPEDVLHVSSSLRYDLMTAHDMGIKHKVFVNRGHEPSTPYYQYYEVAGMPQLATELGL, encoded by the coding sequence ATGATCGAATTCGAACCGAAGTACATCACCTTCGACTGCTACGGCACGCTGACCAAATTCCGCATGGCCGACATGACGCGCGAAATGTTCGGCCACCTGCTGAGCGGCGACGACCTCGAAAAACTCGTCGCGTTCTACGCCGGTTATCGCCGCGACGAAGTGCTCGGCGCATGGAAGCCGTATCGCGACGTGGTGGTCAACGCGTTGCGCCGTGCCTGCCAGCGCATGAACGTCGATTTCAACGAAGTGGAAGCCGAGAAGATCTACACGGCCGTGCCGACCTGGGGCCCGCATCCCGACGTGCCGGAAGGCCTCGCGCGTCTGGCGAAGAAGTACAAGCTGGTGATTCTGTCGAACGCCTCGAACAACCAGATTCAAAGCAACGTCGACAAGCTCGGCGCGCCGTTCCATAAAGTCTTCACGGCAGAGCAGGCGCAATCGTACAAGCCGCGCATGCAAGGCTTCGAATACATGTTCGATCAACTGGACTGCAATCCGGAAGACGTGCTGCACGTGTCGTCGAGCCTGCGCTACGACCTGATGACCGCGCACGACATGGGCATCAAGCACAAGGTTTTCGTGAACCGCGGTCACGAACCGTCGACGCCGTACTACCAGTACTACGAGGTCGCCGGCATGCCGCAACTGGCCACGGAACTCGGTCTGTAA
- a CDS encoding aldehyde dehydrogenase family protein, translating to MHSFNPNDVAIRSGHFIGGEYVDGNEHDGARRLDVLRPSDGVIYASIPLADPAMVDRAVENAWQAFRHSGWARMAPRERAKILRRFADLVEADAPTLGRLEALGSTRPIAQAVGWDVPFTAEGIRFYAEFADKLGGEVAATDHDHLGMMIAEPYGVIGAIAPWNFPLVMASWKIAPALAAGNAVVLKPSEMTPFSVLRLAELAVKAGVPAGIFNVIQGDGRVTGDELVRHPRISKVTFTGSTRTGAAIMTACAQSGTKPVTLELGGKSPQVVFADAPRLDDVARRIAGSITGNAGQVCVTGSRLLVQRGLADELSERIGKLFAELKPGATWAADTTLSPIISAPQAARIEAIVGRTLEAGATLRYGGTRVDGGAHGAFYSPTLLADVTPQSEAVREEIFGPVLTLQTFDTEEEALALAQHPDYGLAAGVHTADLGRALRFVRGLEAGTVWVNRYGRSSDFMIPTGGYKRSGIGKDLGRQAYEANLRFKSVLIDLRP from the coding sequence ATGCACAGCTTCAATCCGAACGACGTCGCGATTCGCAGTGGGCATTTCATCGGCGGCGAGTATGTGGATGGCAACGAGCACGACGGCGCGCGTCGCCTCGACGTGTTGCGTCCGTCGGACGGCGTGATCTACGCGTCCATTCCGCTCGCCGATCCCGCGATGGTGGACCGCGCGGTCGAGAATGCATGGCAGGCCTTCCGCCACAGCGGCTGGGCGCGCATGGCGCCGCGCGAGCGCGCAAAGATCCTGCGCCGTTTCGCCGACCTGGTCGAAGCCGACGCGCCCACGCTCGGCCGCCTCGAAGCGCTCGGCTCGACGCGTCCGATCGCTCAGGCGGTCGGCTGGGACGTGCCGTTCACCGCCGAGGGCATCCGCTTCTACGCGGAGTTCGCCGACAAGCTGGGCGGCGAAGTCGCGGCAACCGATCACGATCATCTGGGCATGATGATCGCCGAACCTTATGGCGTGATCGGCGCGATCGCGCCGTGGAATTTCCCGCTGGTGATGGCGTCGTGGAAGATCGCCCCCGCGCTGGCGGCGGGCAACGCGGTGGTGCTGAAACCGTCGGAGATGACGCCGTTCTCGGTGCTACGGCTGGCCGAACTGGCGGTCAAGGCGGGCGTGCCCGCCGGCATCTTCAACGTGATTCAGGGCGACGGCCGTGTGACCGGCGACGAACTCGTGCGTCATCCGAGGATCAGCAAGGTCACCTTCACGGGCTCCACGCGCACCGGCGCCGCGATCATGACAGCCTGTGCCCAAAGCGGCACCAAGCCGGTCACGCTCGAACTGGGCGGCAAGAGCCCGCAAGTCGTCTTCGCCGACGCCCCGCGTCTGGACGACGTGGCGCGCCGCATTGCCGGCTCGATCACGGGCAATGCCGGCCAGGTGTGCGTGACGGGCTCGCGGTTACTGGTTCAACGAGGCCTTGCCGATGAGCTGAGCGAGCGCATCGGCAAACTCTTCGCCGAACTGAAACCCGGCGCGACGTGGGCCGCGGATACGACGCTCTCGCCGATCATCTCCGCGCCGCAGGCGGCACGTATCGAGGCAATCGTCGGACGTACTCTCGAAGCGGGCGCGACGCTGCGTTATGGCGGTACGCGCGTCGACGGCGGCGCGCATGGCGCGTTCTACTCGCCGACCCTGCTCGCGGACGTCACGCCTCAGTCGGAGGCCGTGCGCGAGGAAATCTTCGGTCCGGTGCTGACGCTGCAAACCTTCGATACTGAAGAAGAAGCGCTCGCGCTCGCCCAGCATCCCGACTACGGGCTCGCGGCGGGCGTGCATACAGCCGACCTCGGCCGGGCGCTGCGCTTCGTGCGCGGCCTCGAAGCCGGCACGGTGTGGGTCAACCGTTACGGGCGCAGTTCCGATTTCATGATTCCGACGGGCGGCTACAAGCGCTCGGGCATCGGCAAGGATCTCGGCCGTCAGGCCTATGAGGCCAACCTGCGTTTCAAAAGCGTGCTGATCGATCTGCGACCTTGA